One window of Fusobacterium sp. SYSU M8D902 genomic DNA carries:
- a CDS encoding aspartate ammonia-lyase, with protein MEKYRLESDSIGTLQVPVDAYYGVQSLRGKNNFHITGYGLNDTFITALAYVKKATSRANFEAGVISEDVERAMIQAAEEIISGKFRDQFITDVIQGGAGTSMNMNMNEVIANRANEILGGELGKYDKCHPNDHVNYGQSTNDVVPTAGKLTVQLLIKDLLVDLQYLYDTLQAKGDEFDHVIKMGRTHLQDAVPIRLGQEFRAFSQPVLRDIKRISAAVEELTYVNMGATAVGTGINADVEYVKNVVRILSEVTGFDFKQSADLVDGTRNLDSFVWLSSALKTCAVNLSKTANDIRLMASGPKAGLAEILLPQQQPGSSIMPGKVNPVIPEVLNQVCFQIFGNDITITKAAEAGQLELNVFEPVLFFNIFQSIEILKNGIVTFIENCLKGISAQETNCKYWVDRSVGIITALNPHIGYKNAAEIAKESIKTGVPVAEIVLQRGLLSKEDLDIILNPFEMTKPGIPGKSLLKKR; from the coding sequence ATGGAAAAATATAGATTAGAAAGCGACTCAATTGGTACACTACAAGTTCCTGTTGATGCTTACTACGGAGTACAATCACTAAGAGGAAAAAATAATTTTCATATTACAGGGTATGGATTAAATGATACATTTATCACTGCACTTGCTTATGTTAAAAAAGCTACATCAAGAGCAAACTTTGAAGCTGGAGTTATCTCTGAAGATGTAGAAAGAGCAATGATACAAGCTGCTGAAGAGATTATTAGTGGAAAATTTAGAGATCAATTTATTACTGATGTTATCCAAGGTGGAGCTGGAACATCAATGAATATGAATATGAACGAAGTTATAGCTAATAGAGCTAATGAAATTTTAGGTGGAGAGTTAGGAAAATATGATAAATGTCACCCTAATGATCATGTTAACTATGGACAATCTACTAATGACGTTGTTCCTACTGCTGGTAAATTAACTGTTCAGCTTTTAATAAAAGATCTACTTGTTGATTTACAATATCTATATGATACTTTACAAGCTAAGGGAGATGAGTTTGATCATGTTATAAAAATGGGAAGAACACACCTTCAAGATGCTGTACCTATAAGACTAGGACAAGAGTTTAGAGCTTTCTCTCAACCTGTTCTTAGAGATATTAAAAGAATATCTGCTGCAGTTGAGGAGCTTACTTATGTTAATATGGGAGCTACTGCTGTTGGTACTGGTATCAATGCTGATGTGGAGTATGTTAAAAATGTTGTTAGAATACTTTCAGAAGTTACTGGATTTGATTTCAAACAATCTGCTGATCTTGTAGACGGAACTAGAAACCTTGATAGTTTTGTTTGGTTATCATCAGCACTAAAAACTTGTGCTGTTAACCTATCTAAAACAGCTAACGACATAAGACTTATGGCATCTGGACCAAAAGCTGGTCTTGCTGAGATACTACTTCCACAACAACAACCTGGTTCATCTATTATGCCTGGTAAGGTAAACCCTGTTATTCCAGAAGTTTTAAACCAAGTTTGTTTCCAAATTTTTGGTAATGACATCACTATTACAAAAGCTGCTGAAGCTGGACAATTAGAATTAAACGTTTTTGAACCTGTTTTATTCTTCAATATATTCCAATCAATAGAGATCCTAAAAAATGGTATAGTTACATTTATAGAAAACTGTTTAAAAGGTATATCAGCACAAGAAACTAACTGTAAATATTGGGTAGATAGAAGTGTTGGTATAATTACAGCATTAAACCCACATATTGGTTATAAAAATGCTGCTGAAATAGCTAAAGAATCTATAAAAACTGGTGTACCTGTTGCTGAGATTGTTTTACAGAGAGGATTATTATCAAAAGAGGATTTGGATATTATCTTAAATCCATTTGAGATGACAAAACCTGGAATACCTGGTAAATCTTTATTAAAGAAAAGATAA